CGCTTTGCCATTCCCAGTGCCGATGCCAAGGCCCGGCTGGCCCTGGTGGGCGACATGCTCAATGAATTTGCCGCGCATCAGGCCTGATGCGCACTCCCACGGACGGGACCGAAGTAACAGATGAAGTGACACCCATTGATATCCGTCATACCGGGCCAGGCCCGGTATCTTTCTGCAGGAAGATCCTGACCGAGTCGCGCTGACTTGCGTCAGGATGACTGGCTTAACAAATGGCCAATCTGTTTTGAATTTCATCCTGACCGAGACGTAATGAACACAGAATCCTGCGCTGCTTTTGCCCGGCGCCCGCTGCGGGTGGGCATTCTGGGAGGCGGTATTGCCGGTGCCACCGTGGCGCTGCGCCTCACCGACCTGGGCATTCACACCCTGCTGCTGGAAAGCAGCACCGGTCTGGTCAACGGCCCGCCCATCTGCCATTTGCACGCGGGCGGCAACCTTTACCGGGAGATCAGCGACGACCAGTGCCTGACCCTGCTGCGCCAGTCCATTGCCTCGGTGCGGGCCTACCCCCACAGCATTAACCGCCGCCCCACCGTGATTGCGGTGCCGGTGACCGACCCCGGCGATCCCGAGGCGCTATTACCCCGGCTGCGCCAGGTGGCACGGGAATACCGGCTGCTGGTGGACGAAGATCCGGCCAACCGGGTGCTGGGTGAGCCCGATGACTATTACCGCTGCTATGAGCGCGAAGAGTTCGAAGCCCTGGCCAGCCGGCCGCTGCCGGCCCGGGCACAACACCACGACGACTGGCTGATCCCCCTGGCCCGCCAGCTGGACGCCGGCAAGCTCAAGTTTCCGCTCATTCTGGTGCAGGAATACGGCTGGAGCCTGTTTCGCATGGCCGCCACCGCCACCCTGGCATTAAGCCATTCGCCCCTGTGCGACCTGCGCCTGAACACCCGCGCCACTCGGCTGGAGCAGCGCGAATGCAGCTGGCTGGTGCAAAGCGTGGGGCCTGCTGGCGAACGGGTGGATGAAGTGGACTTTCTGGTCAACGCCTGCGGCTTTCGCACCGGCCTGGTGGATGACATGGCCGGCTACCGCCGTGAGCGGCTGGTGGAATACAAGGCCGCCTATCTGGCCCGCTGGCCCGGTGCCGCCCACTGGCCCGAGGTGATTTTTCACGGCGAGCGCGGCACCCCCCGGGGCATGGCCCAGCTTACCCCCTACCCCGGCGGCCTGTTTCAGCTGCATGGCATGACCGATGCCATCACCCTGTTCAAGAATGGCCTGGTGGCCAGTTGTGAACACAGCGCCCAGCCGCGCCTGCCCGACGCCTATCGCCACCAGCTGGATAACGGCTGGAGCCAGGACGACGCCGAGGCCCGCACGCAACGCGCCATTGACCACCTGGCCCGGCTGCTGCCGGACTTTGCCCGTGCCACTCCCGCCGGCAAGCCGCTGTTTGGCGCCCAGCAAATTCCGGGCAGCGATCCCAAACTGCGCGCCGCCGATGTGTCTTTTGAAGGGCATCACTACGCCCGGGTGGAAATTGTAAAGGCCAGCTCTGCGCTCACCGCCGCCGACCGTATTGTGGCCAGACTCACCGAGCTGGGCTGGATCACCGGCCATGGTCCGCTGTCGCCGGATCTGGCACTGGTCAGCGGGCAGAGCGCCGCCGAAGTGGAAGCCACCGCCATCGCCCTGGCCGAGGCCCGTGGCTACCCCAGAGAGCTGGCCGAAAACGGCTGGTGAATATTAAAGGGAATGGGAGTTCGGGATTAGGGACTCAAAACGATCGTCATGCCGGCCCCCGAGCCGGCATCTGCTCCTTTCCATTTCCAAGGGAAGCACCAACGCCCAAAAAACAAGAGCCACCTCACAAAATCTGCTAAATTACCCGCCCCGGCTGACAGCAAGTAAAGGAGTATCAATGCGCAGTCACCCCTTGCGGGAGCAAATTATTGCCGAGGTGCACGCCCGGCCCTTTCAGATGCTGCAGGCTCCGCTGGGCATGCGCCATATTGCCGTGACCTACGACGGCACCCCGCTGAACGAGGTGCAGGAAAGCCTGTCCCGGCTGAGCGACCTGCTGCAGCTGCGGGAAACCACCGGCAAATCGCGCTTCTGGCAGGGCGAGAACGACCAGCTGACCCTGCGTTTTGAAGCCCATCACGAGTTTTATACCCTCACGCTGACCGCGCTCAACACCCTTGAACTGCCCGAGCTGCCGCAAGCCTGGCTGGACACCGCCCCGGGCAGTTTTCTCTGCGGCGCCGAAATTCTGTTTCGTGACCATCGGCCCGGCGCCGATGTAAATCCCTGGCTGGAGCAGCACTTTGGTGAAAACCAGGTCAACAGCTCGCTGGTGATGTCGGAGGTAGGCCAGATCTGGACCGACTTTTTTCCCCGGGAAGACAGTGGCCTGGTGCGGGTGCTGGTGGAAGACCGCGGCCTGCAACTGCGCCAGGCCGGCCGGCTGCTGCAGCGCATCTGCGAAATAGAAACCTATCGCCATGTGGCCCTGCTGGCACTGCCGCTGGCCAACGAGGTGGTGCCGGTGATCAACCAGCTGGAAACCGAGCTGGTGGAACTGTCCACCCGGGTGGCCTCGGAAGAGCCGTCGGTACTGCTGCACCAGCTGATGGATCTGGCGGAACGGCTGGAAGCCCTCTCGGCCCAAACCTCCAACCGCTTCTCGGCATCGGACGCCTACTTTGCGCTGGTGAACAAACGCATTGGCGAGCTGCGCGAAACCCGCATTGAAGGCCGCCAGACTGTGGAGCAGTTTATGGACAGGCGGCTGGACCCGGCCACCCGCACCTGCCGCACCGCCGGCCTGCGCATTGAACAGCTGTCCCGCCGGCTGGCCCGCACCACCCAGCTGGTACGCTCTCAGGTGGATCTGTCCATTGAGCAGCAAAACCGCGACATGCTCTCCAGCCTGAGCAAGCGGGCGGGTGAACAGCTGCGCCTGCAGGCCAAACTGGAAAGCTTCACCATTATCGTGATGACCTACTACGCCTTTGACCTGATCGATCGCACCCTGCGCAATCTGGTTTCAAACGAGGAATACCGCCACCTGATGGAAGCGGGCCTGAGCATGTCGGTGCCCTTTATCGCGCTGGGACTCTGGCTCTATATTCGCCGGCTGCTGCGCGGCGTGGGCGAAGACTGACAATAGACACATTTAAGAACAGTAATGGAGGGATTACCGGCCTGTTGCCATGGAGGCAGACACAGGCAACGCTCCGGTTGCAGACATTGCATTGCGTCAATCGCAGATCGTGCACTCAAACACGAGACAGAGTGATAGGGAAAATTGGGAATCGCAGGCCGGAGTGAAAACCGTCCCGGCCTGTTATGGTTGATACCCGCCGGCTATAGCTCCAGCCCGCTTAATAGCCTCGCCATGATGGCTTCGTCGTCGACCAGCTCAAATACCCCGGGGCGAACCTCAAACTCCCTCAGCCACACAACGTAATCCCGGCCATCAGGGCCCGGTGCACATAAATAATTTGTATATCAGCTCCCGGAGCAGGCCGACAGGGGCTGATCAGACCGTGAACTTACCCACCAGCCGACTCAGCCGCTCCGCAAGCCGTGCCAGCTCGCTACTGGACATATTGGTCTGACTGGCACCGGCAGAGGTTTGTACCGACAAATCCCGAATATTCACCAGATTGCGGTCTACCTCACGGGATACCGAAGCCTGCTCTTCGGCCGCGCTGGCAATGGTCTGGTTCTGGTGGTTGATTTGCATGATGGCGTCAGTGATCAGGTGCAGTGCCTCACCGGCTTCCTGGGCAACCTTGCGGGTCATGGCACTCCGCTCCGTGCTGATCTGAATGGCATTAACGGTATCATTGGTTTCGTTCTGTATGGCATTCATCATGGCTTCAATTTCCGTGGTCGACTCCTGAGTGCGACGAGCCAGCGCCCTCACCTCATCTGCTACCACCGCAAAACCTCGTCCCGATTCACCCGCCCGCGCCGCCTCAATGGCAGCGTTCAGCGCCAACAGATTCGTCTGTTCGGCAATGCTCCTGATCACATCCAGAACCGTACCAATGTCGCGTACCCGGCTTGCCAGACTTTCCACTCCCCTTTGAGTATGGGAGATTTCCTGTTCCAGCTCATTGACGGTGCTGATGGTATGAGACACTTTGTCGCGCCCGATGCGGGCCTTCTCATCGGCGGTGTCGGAGTTTTGAGAAGTGGCGGCAGCATTGCGGGCAACTTCTTCCACCGCAGAGGTCATTTCATTCACCGCGGTAGCGGCCTGCTCCAGCTCATCGCTTTGTTGGTTCAGCGTGCGCGAGGACTGCTCGGTGACCACATTCAACTCCTTCGCGGTAGACGCCAGTAGTGTTGAGGACTCATTTATTTCGTGGATGATCTGTTTCAGCCGCTGTTGCATGTTGGAAAGTGCCCGGATCATGTCACCCGCTTCGTCCTGAGCTGTATCAGTAAACTGAGTGGTAAGGTTGCCCGATGCCATGATGTGGCAAACTTCCACCGCCTTGCGTATGGGTAACAACACACTACGACTGAACAGCAAAGCCAGGGTTACCACCAGCATCATGGCAATCACCATGGCGAGCGTCATTGCCGTTTTGGAAAACGCAATAGAGTCGTGGACATGAGCAGAAGCATCATTCGCTCTGCGCTGATGATACTCGGCTATCGCTCTCAGAGTATCACTCACCGCCATGCCCAATGTGGCAAACCCTTGGTGACGAAAGCGATCCGCCTGCTCCAGTCGGCCATTCGCAATCATTGCCAGTAACTGTTCATGCCGTGTGTCATACTGAACCTTGGCCTGCTCCAGTCTGCCATGTAAATCTTTCCCTTCCGGGGTCGTGAGGTAGTCCTGCATGTCCTGCAAGTCTCGGGCGAACTCATTGTTAATGGTTTGCAGATGGGCAAGGGACTGCCGCCGGCTTTGAGAGTCACTGGCATAGAGCGCATCAAGGGTATAGAAACGTATCAGCAGGAATCCCTCACGCACTTTCCCTACATTGTTGGTTGCAGGAATACGCTTGTCCGTGAGGCCGGTAACGACTTTATCAATACCATTAAACTGAATAATGGCCATCAGTCCGATCAACAGGGTGATGACACTCAGCATTCCAAAAGCGATGGCAGATCGGGGAGCTATGTTTATTTTTCGGAGCATACTACGTTCCTTGTCTGTTTTGGTTGGCCGCGTCAATTACCTAACTCAATTAAGCCCGTTCTCCCCCCCACCAGCTCAAATAGACCAAAGTTGCTCACTTTCACCGTACAGCTCCAATCATACCCCTCTTACCCTGTTGTTTCATAAGGCAGATCAACAGTTACACACAATCCGGTGTACCTTTAAACCCTAGGAACGAATGGTGCTGCATTTGGCTCTTGCACTGGAGGTTGTGGGTCATAATGGCATGTAATGACGGAGGAATCAGACGAGCGTTACCCGTTCATCTATGAATGCCGGATTTGATGCTAACCCAGTAGGCGCTGACCCATAAAACAACAATTACGTTGATACAGAACGAACTATGTGCTCATATGAAACTTAATCACCTCACCAAATCAACCAGAAAGTATGTCATTCCGCTGTTACATAAACGCCTTAAAGTGCCAGGGCGATAGAGAATAACACCTCGACATCATGAATGTATGTTCAGCATATAAACTCACCAAAATAAGATTAACATCTTATTTTATTGAAATATGAAATTTCAGAAGGATAAAACTCTACAGGAGGTACTGATGCTCTCAACACTTAAACACTCCATGGCCGCCGCCACAACGCTCTTGCTGCTCACGGCAGGCCAGGCATGGTCGGAAGAGCCCCCTTCCCCTGCGGTAACGCTGTTTACCAATGTCAATGTGTTTGACGGCGTTAATGAGTCGCTGATTAAAAATGCCAACGTGGTCGTGACAGATAACCTGATTTCTCAAATTTCAACCGAACCCCTGGCCGTGGCCGGCGGTCGGGTTATCGACGGTGGCGGACGCACCATGATCCCCGGCCTGATAGATGTTCACTGGCACACCTCATACTGCTGTGCCGCACAAAGCACCGTTGTCACCGGCGACATTCTGGAAGTCGCTATCCGTGGAGCCCAGGGCTCGGAAAACACCCTGATGCGCGGCTTTACCACCGTTCGCGATGTGGGTGGTAATCCTTTCGCCACCAAAAAAATGATCGACGCCGGTGAGCTTGTCGGCCCCCGCATTCTTCCCTCGGGTCCACCCATTGGTCAGACCGGCGGACACTTTGATTATCGCCCGTACCAGGCCGTGCCCACGAACCCGGGAGACTCCCAATGGTATTGGTACAGCACTGGCCTGATGGCAATGGCTGACGGCGTGGATGAAGTCACCAAGCGCGCCCGCGAAGTCATGCGCATGGGCGCCAGTCAACTCAAAATTTCAGGCGGTGGGGGAGTATCATCTGTCTACGATCCGCTCGATGTACGTCAATACACTTTTGACGAACTCAAGGCATTTGTAGAGGTTGCCGACACTTACAACACCTATGTGG
The Oceanimonas pelagia genome window above contains:
- a CDS encoding FAD-dependent oxidoreductase, whose product is MNTESCAAFARRPLRVGILGGGIAGATVALRLTDLGIHTLLLESSTGLVNGPPICHLHAGGNLYREISDDQCLTLLRQSIASVRAYPHSINRRPTVIAVPVTDPGDPEALLPRLRQVAREYRLLVDEDPANRVLGEPDDYYRCYEREEFEALASRPLPARAQHHDDWLIPLARQLDAGKLKFPLILVQEYGWSLFRMAATATLALSHSPLCDLRLNTRATRLEQRECSWLVQSVGPAGERVDEVDFLVNACGFRTGLVDDMAGYRRERLVEYKAAYLARWPGAAHWPEVIFHGERGTPRGMAQLTPYPGGLFQLHGMTDAITLFKNGLVASCEHSAQPRLPDAYRHQLDNGWSQDDAEARTQRAIDHLARLLPDFARATPAGKPLFGAQQIPGSDPKLRAADVSFEGHHYARVEIVKASSALTAADRIVARLTELGWITGHGPLSPDLALVSGQSAAEVEATAIALAEARGYPRELAENGW
- a CDS encoding metal-dependent hydrolase family protein; the encoded protein is MLSTLKHSMAAATTLLLLTAGQAWSEEPPSPAVTLFTNVNVFDGVNESLIKNANVVVTDNLISQISTEPLAVAGGRVIDGGGRTMIPGLIDVHWHTSYCCAAQSTVVTGDILEVAIRGAQGSENTLMRGFTTVRDVGGNPFATKKMIDAGELVGPRILPSGPPIGQTGGHFDYRPYQAVPTNPGDSQWYWYSTGLMAMADGVDEVTKRAREVMRMGASQLKISGGGGVSSVYDPLDVRQYTFDELKAFVEVADTYNTYVASHIFTDEAAQLAIKAGIKTIEHGFLMNTNTLQMMVDNDVWLSIQPLLNDEDAFTFNDPVSTQKWLQVTDGTDIIYKQAKKMGVKIAFGTDILFDPALAEKQGAFLAKLKRWFTPYEVMKMATSTNAELLELSGPRHPYQQGPLGKIVEGAYADLILVNGNPLEDIDLVANPQKNFDLIMKDGVIYKNQLK
- a CDS encoding DUF3422 family protein is translated as MRSHPLREQIIAEVHARPFQMLQAPLGMRHIAVTYDGTPLNEVQESLSRLSDLLQLRETTGKSRFWQGENDQLTLRFEAHHEFYTLTLTALNTLELPELPQAWLDTAPGSFLCGAEILFRDHRPGADVNPWLEQHFGENQVNSSLVMSEVGQIWTDFFPREDSGLVRVLVEDRGLQLRQAGRLLQRICEIETYRHVALLALPLANEVVPVINQLETELVELSTRVASEEPSVLLHQLMDLAERLEALSAQTSNRFSASDAYFALVNKRIGELRETRIEGRQTVEQFMDRRLDPATRTCRTAGLRIEQLSRRLARTTQLVRSQVDLSIEQQNRDMLSSLSKRAGEQLRLQAKLESFTIIVMTYYAFDLIDRTLRNLVSNEEYRHLMEAGLSMSVPFIALGLWLYIRRLLRGVGED
- a CDS encoding methyl-accepting chemotaxis protein — translated: MLRKINIAPRSAIAFGMLSVITLLIGLMAIIQFNGIDKVVTGLTDKRIPATNNVGKVREGFLLIRFYTLDALYASDSQSRRQSLAHLQTINNEFARDLQDMQDYLTTPEGKDLHGRLEQAKVQYDTRHEQLLAMIANGRLEQADRFRHQGFATLGMAVSDTLRAIAEYHQRRANDASAHVHDSIAFSKTAMTLAMVIAMMLVVTLALLFSRSVLLPIRKAVEVCHIMASGNLTTQFTDTAQDEAGDMIRALSNMQQRLKQIIHEINESSTLLASTAKELNVVTEQSSRTLNQQSDELEQAATAVNEMTSAVEEVARNAAATSQNSDTADEKARIGRDKVSHTISTVNELEQEISHTQRGVESLASRVRDIGTVLDVIRSIAEQTNLLALNAAIEAARAGESGRGFAVVADEVRALARRTQESTTEIEAMMNAIQNETNDTVNAIQISTERSAMTRKVAQEAGEALHLITDAIMQINHQNQTIASAAEEQASVSREVDRNLVNIRDLSVQTSAGASQTNMSSSELARLAERLSRLVGKFTV